One window of Alkaliphilus metalliredigens QYMF genomic DNA carries:
- a CDS encoding transposase — MCPKGEKLYCRRQKPINENTKEIVYQNFKACSKCNFKDQCTKDKRGRRVRRPIDQDILDRVDQRMIENKELYKQRQMIVEHPFGTIKRGLGMTYFLTKGMQSAKTEISFAFLAYNMKRALNILGIKAIMRRLTDKKAFVSLRFCKYYRILKNICQFNMKSMKSAME; from the coding sequence ATATGTCCTAAAGGAGAAAAACTTTATTGTAGAAGACAAAAACCTATAAATGAAAATACAAAAGAAATAGTATATCAAAATTTCAAAGCCTGTAGTAAATGTAATTTTAAAGATCAATGTACAAAAGATAAAAGAGGCAGACGAGTAAGAAGACCAATAGATCAAGATATCTTAGATAGAGTAGACCAGAGGATGATAGAAAACAAAGAACTCTATAAGCAAAGACAAATGATCGTAGAGCACCCCTTTGGAACGATAAAAAGAGGGCTAGGCATGACGTATTTTCTGACAAAAGGGATGCAATCAGCAAAAACGGAGATTTCTTTTGCCTTTTTAGCCTATAATATGAAACGAGCACTAAATATACTGGGAATAAAGGCAATAATGAGGAGACTAACAGACAAAAAAGCATTTGTTAGCCTCCGATTTTGTAAATATTATCGTATACTTAAAAACATTTGCCAATTTAACATGAAATCCATGAAAAGTGCAATGGAATAA